A single genomic interval of Chitinophaga sp. 180180018-3 harbors:
- a CDS encoding HlyD family secretion protein, with translation MNQSKKYIVTDRMVTKITAWMAGIIVLVLLVWGVRSLLVIYKAELTNDAQVQEYINPVISRAGGFITDIRFEENQEVHKGDTLLLIDNREYKIQEEQTAAALNHSSAQVVVLESNIQTLKKTAQVNNSQIAVAKAKLEKQQLDYDRYQRLFETGSATKQQLEHIKSAYDIANSEYQAALDAYQASLAKVGEAATQRGVINAESRRLSALLDRHRLDASYTVILAPYNGRMGRRTIETGQMINAGETLAYIVNSETDKWVVANYKETQVRNMKVGDTADIEADAYPGTRFKGCIISLSPATGSSFSLLPPDNTTGNYVKIVQRIPVRIRLTDAKAITAPLKAGMNVNVSIRKNQYPHG, from the coding sequence ATGAACCAGTCGAAAAAATACATTGTTACCGACCGTATGGTCACAAAAATAACCGCCTGGATGGCAGGCATTATTGTACTGGTGCTGCTGGTATGGGGAGTCCGCTCGCTGCTAGTCATCTATAAGGCCGAACTCACCAACGATGCACAGGTACAGGAATACATCAATCCCGTTATTTCCCGTGCAGGCGGTTTTATCACCGATATACGTTTTGAAGAAAACCAGGAAGTACATAAGGGAGATACCTTACTGCTGATAGATAACCGTGAATACAAAATACAGGAAGAGCAGACTGCCGCTGCATTGAACCATTCATCGGCCCAGGTGGTGGTACTCGAGAGCAACATACAAACCCTCAAAAAAACGGCGCAGGTCAATAACTCGCAGATAGCAGTGGCCAAAGCTAAGCTGGAAAAGCAGCAGCTGGATTACGACCGCTACCAGCGCCTTTTTGAAACCGGATCTGCCACCAAACAGCAACTGGAGCATATAAAATCAGCATACGATATTGCCAATTCAGAGTACCAGGCAGCCCTGGATGCGTATCAGGCCTCGCTGGCGAAAGTCGGCGAGGCGGCTACGCAGCGCGGCGTTATCAATGCAGAAAGCAGGCGCTTATCGGCCCTGCTCGATCGTCACAGACTGGACGCCTCCTATACCGTCATACTGGCGCCTTACAACGGCCGGATGGGGCGCAGGACTATAGAAACAGGGCAAATGATCAACGCTGGCGAAACACTTGCTTACATCGTTAACAGCGAAACGGATAAATGGGTAGTAGCGAATTATAAAGAAACGCAGGTACGCAATATGAAAGTAGGCGACACGGCCGACATTGAAGCAGATGCCTATCCCGGCACCCGCTTTAAAGGTTGTATCATTTCATTATCGCCGGCCACCGGCTCCAGTTTTTCCCTCCTGCCTCCGGATAACACCACCGGCAACTACGTAAAAATAGTACAGCGTATTCCTGTACGCATCAGGCTTACTGACGCCAAAGCGATCACTGCACCGCTGAAAGCAGGTATGAACGTGAATGTCAGCATCCGCAAAAATCAATATCCGCATGGGTAA
- a CDS encoding DUF5107 domain-containing protein, producing the protein MKKAMYRLLCLLLLPLLSAAQHAASVREYQKNYKTYPFSDPDPVPAQRIYPYFRFDGFTDQPEQREWKVVELENDYIKVLILPEIGGKIWTAIDKKTGKPFLYDNDVVKFRDIAMRGPWTSGGIESNYGIIGHTPNCATPVDYLTRRNADNSVSCFISTLDLLTRTKWTVEIRLPADKGYFLTRSFWHNGTPLVQPYYSWANLGIKTGPDLELLYPGTNYIGHDGKPGTWPREHDRNLSVYAANNFGADKSYHVLGTHSNYFGAYWRGEDFGMVHYANREDKLGKKVFLWALSDQGKIWERLLTDKAGQYCEIQSGRLFNQNMENSSLTPFRQVGFQPYASDTWEEYWFPFRETGGFTDVSLHGVVYARQEGRQLNIAVSPLERLNDSLKVYDASGRLLYGNNVRLLPLQAAHYTVPLPEGAQAATVVLAGATTALDTADTEKHLSRPLTGPEEFDQHSAYGHYMMGRDLLRFRNYAAGEARLRAALAIDPHFVPALVEMAFIHYRKMAYDSAFACAKHALSIDTYDAGANYYYGLAAARLGRYYDALDGLEVATLTTPFRDAANTELARLYLLKNDPAKAGYYAVKSCANNRGNINGLLIQGIAGRQQGRRQEAAAAYDSILALDPLNHFARFEQYLLQPDDSHRKAFQSQIRNELPQETYLEMAIWYYNTGLLKEAQTLLDLAPAQSEIAYWKAYLHRREAGNSALLTAADSSNPALVFPFREESAPVMKWAMEAGNNWKPRYYLALIYLFRNDSTQARELLQGIPESVSFAPLYALRSRLYENNETAKRHADIARSATLAPGEWRYGKMLTEQLITENAYADALKTITPYHQRSPKRYITTMLYARCLVLNKRNTAAEKVLADVNVLPYEGAQEGHHLYRKVKLLLALDALDKKRYAPALQKINEARQWPLNLGAGAPYNAKEQEQLEDALQRYADAKENGSLQELRQQVENLR; encoded by the coding sequence ATGAAAAAAGCCATGTACCGCCTATTATGCCTGCTGCTGCTTCCGTTGCTATCAGCCGCGCAGCACGCAGCGTCTGTCAGGGAATATCAGAAAAACTACAAGACCTATCCTTTTTCTGATCCGGATCCTGTACCGGCACAGCGCATCTATCCCTATTTCCGTTTCGACGGCTTCACGGATCAGCCGGAGCAGCGGGAATGGAAGGTAGTGGAACTGGAAAATGATTATATCAAAGTGCTGATATTACCGGAGATAGGAGGTAAAATATGGACCGCCATTGATAAGAAGACTGGCAAGCCCTTTCTTTATGATAACGATGTGGTGAAATTCAGGGATATCGCGATGCGTGGCCCATGGACCAGCGGCGGTATTGAATCGAACTACGGTATTATAGGGCACACGCCCAACTGCGCTACACCGGTGGATTACCTGACGCGCAGGAATGCCGACAACAGCGTGAGTTGTTTCATCAGCACGCTGGATTTGCTGACAAGAACCAAATGGACTGTGGAGATCCGTTTGCCGGCCGACAAAGGCTATTTCCTTACCCGTTCCTTCTGGCATAACGGTACGCCGCTGGTACAGCCTTATTATTCCTGGGCGAACCTCGGTATCAAAACCGGGCCGGATCTGGAGTTGCTGTATCCCGGTACTAATTATATCGGTCATGATGGCAAGCCGGGAACATGGCCCCGGGAGCACGACCGGAACCTTTCCGTATACGCAGCAAACAATTTTGGCGCCGATAAATCCTATCATGTACTGGGCACGCACAGTAACTACTTTGGCGCCTACTGGCGTGGCGAAGATTTTGGTATGGTACATTATGCCAACCGGGAAGACAAGCTCGGGAAAAAAGTATTTCTCTGGGCCTTATCGGATCAGGGCAAAATATGGGAACGGCTGCTGACCGATAAAGCCGGCCAGTATTGTGAAATCCAGAGTGGGCGCCTGTTTAATCAGAACATGGAAAACAGCAGCCTCACTCCTTTCCGTCAGGTTGGCTTTCAGCCATATGCCAGCGACACCTGGGAAGAATACTGGTTCCCCTTTCGCGAAACAGGCGGTTTTACAGATGTTAGTTTGCATGGCGTGGTATACGCCCGCCAGGAAGGCCGGCAGCTCAATATAGCCGTTTCCCCACTGGAACGGCTAAACGATAGTTTAAAGGTATATGATGCCAGCGGGCGTCTTTTATACGGCAACAACGTACGGCTGTTACCGTTACAGGCTGCACATTACACCGTACCTCTGCCGGAAGGCGCCCAGGCAGCTACCGTAGTGCTGGCAGGCGCCACCACCGCTCTCGATACCGCCGATACGGAAAAACATCTCTCCCGGCCGCTGACAGGGCCTGAGGAATTTGATCAGCACAGCGCATACGGACATTACATGATGGGACGCGACCTGCTCCGGTTCAGGAATTATGCCGCGGGGGAAGCGAGGCTGCGCGCAGCATTGGCCATTGATCCGCATTTCGTACCCGCCCTTGTTGAAATGGCGTTTATACATTACCGTAAGATGGCGTATGATTCGGCTTTCGCCTGTGCAAAGCACGCCCTCTCCATTGACACCTACGATGCCGGGGCCAACTATTACTACGGCCTGGCAGCCGCCAGGCTCGGCAGGTACTACGATGCGCTGGACGGGCTGGAAGTGGCCACCCTTACCACACCGTTCCGGGATGCCGCCAATACAGAACTGGCACGGCTGTACCTGCTGAAGAACGATCCTGCAAAAGCGGGTTACTACGCCGTGAAAAGCTGCGCCAACAATCGTGGTAATATCAACGGGCTGCTGATTCAGGGCATAGCAGGGCGACAGCAGGGCCGGCGCCAGGAAGCTGCTGCTGCGTACGACAGCATCCTGGCACTGGACCCGCTCAATCACTTCGCCCGTTTCGAGCAATACCTGCTGCAGCCGGATGATAGCCACCGCAAAGCATTTCAGTCGCAAATCCGGAACGAACTGCCCCAGGAAACCTACCTCGAAATGGCGATCTGGTACTACAATACAGGCTTGCTGAAAGAAGCGCAGACATTGCTGGATCTGGCGCCGGCACAATCCGAAATCGCCTACTGGAAAGCCTACCTGCACCGTCGGGAGGCAGGCAACAGCGCCTTGCTAACGGCTGCGGACAGCAGCAATCCGGCACTGGTATTTCCTTTCCGCGAAGAGAGCGCTCCTGTGATGAAATGGGCAATGGAGGCCGGCAACAACTGGAAACCCCGCTATTACCTGGCGTTGATATACCTCTTCCGGAACGACAGTACACAAGCCCGGGAACTACTACAGGGCATTCCGGAATCAGTTAGCTTCGCGCCGCTCTATGCCTTACGTTCACGCTTATACGAAAATAATGAAACGGCTAAACGTCATGCTGACATTGCCCGCAGCGCTACACTGGCTCCCGGGGAATGGCGTTATGGCAAAATGCTCACGGAGCAGCTGATAACAGAAAACGCCTATGCCGATGCGTTGAAAACAATTACTCCTTACCACCAGCGATCACCGAAACGTTACATCACCACCATGCTCTATGCCCGCTGCCTCGTACTGAACAAACGCAACACAGCAGCAGAGAAAGTACTGGCCGATGTTAATGTACTTCCGTACGAAGGCGCCCAGGAAGGGCATCATCTTTACAGGAAAGTAAAACTACTGCTGGCACTGGACGCTTTGGACAAAAAGCGCTACGCTCCTGCTTTGCAGAAAATAAACGAAGCCCGGCAGTGGCCTTTAAATCTGGGCGCCGGAGCACCCTATAATGCAAAGGAACAGGAACAACTGGAAGACGCATTGCAGCGGTATGCCGACGCTAAAGAAAACGGATCGTTGCAGGAGCTGAGACAGCAGGTAGAAAACTTGCGTTAG
- a CDS encoding TonB-dependent receptor, translating to MSSRFLLIILLLPVFCAAQQIRGTILSKEGPLPSATIVIDGTGAQTDLSGVFDIAVKRTGKVTMKINYIGFAVKTIDVVVHSGINQLGTIMMEPANDVLGEVVVKGASAGSQIRAISIKKNAPGIMEVLAADAIGKLPDRNAAEAVQRIQGVSIERDQGEGRYVSVRGTPIQWSATLLNGNRLPTASLDYTDRRIQMDIFPSELIEYVQLSKAITPDMEGDAIGGSINFITKAAPQSKMLRINAAGGYGDQARKGSYNASVVYGDRLMKGKLGYVLSAVIWDRTSAQDRYNMNYDFSNPNARQSFSITDLQLRDYIAHRRTTGLNAGLEYRFNDRHKIQFKGLYSEFLDGQMVRETYFYFNAKNATITSRASNYHTSLYSGELSGQSELSSRLHLDWAASIDKSKFRFKDPGYYPMATFQQAATYEGLASDGKKYLAMDAPDGKGDAIDAVLPHLSPSTPISADAMKLSQVIMLRSTNWEENKRFGVNLKYNPNNKLSLKFGGKFIHKDKVVQSPYSVYVGGVTGPAPTLAGLGTEPFPYNGGFLTEIGSPYNNVIIDQMPLNQVKTLLTPEGISKNHLYPYQVDSATNASGATKYFTGVENVYALYAMGEYKVSDKLTLTGGIRNEYNRITFNGSKVTTGPAGKQITALTQDNSYNAFLPMLHAKYNVTPNDVIRVAYTRSFARADFNNLNPGTTQDDVNKVISRGNANLKPTFANNFDLMAEHYFGGIGLVNVGAFYKKLTDLIYTNQWSENIGGVQYAMSEPDNLQGAWLAGIEAGFAKRFTGLPGFWKGFGIDANYTFTDSRVNIPRFTDGHETLDKSVIPKQAKHIFNASLMYEYGKFMARIAGNYKGKYLDVIRQAAGPDHYRWYAQNFTVDFSASYAITPKIRTFLELNNITNAPVRYYHGTFDRVEQAEWYSIRGQIGISAKIF from the coding sequence ATGAGTAGCCGGTTTTTACTGATTATTTTATTGCTGCCTGTTTTCTGTGCTGCGCAGCAGATCAGGGGTACCATTTTATCCAAAGAAGGCCCGCTGCCTTCTGCCACTATCGTCATCGACGGAACTGGTGCACAAACAGATCTTTCCGGGGTTTTTGATATTGCCGTTAAAAGAACCGGGAAGGTGACTATGAAGATTAACTACATCGGATTTGCCGTCAAAACGATCGATGTAGTAGTTCATTCCGGCATTAACCAGCTGGGTACTATCATGATGGAACCCGCCAACGATGTGTTGGGAGAGGTGGTGGTGAAAGGGGCTTCTGCCGGTTCACAGATAAGGGCAATCAGCATTAAGAAGAATGCACCGGGCATTATGGAAGTGCTGGCGGCAGACGCCATCGGTAAGCTGCCCGATCGTAATGCGGCCGAGGCAGTGCAACGTATCCAGGGCGTTTCCATCGAAAGAGACCAGGGCGAAGGACGGTACGTATCTGTGAGAGGTACGCCCATCCAGTGGAGCGCTACGCTGCTCAACGGCAACCGCCTGCCCACTGCCAGCCTCGATTACACCGATCGCCGTATACAAATGGACATTTTCCCCTCTGAGCTGATAGAGTACGTGCAGCTCTCAAAAGCCATTACCCCGGATATGGAAGGGGATGCCATCGGCGGCTCCATTAACTTCATTACCAAAGCCGCTCCGCAGTCGAAGATGCTTCGCATCAACGCCGCAGGCGGATATGGCGATCAGGCCCGGAAAGGCTCCTACAATGCCTCTGTCGTTTACGGCGATCGCCTGATGAAAGGCAAACTCGGTTATGTGCTCTCTGCCGTGATCTGGGATCGCACTTCCGCCCAGGATCGTTATAACATGAACTACGATTTCTCTAACCCCAACGCAAGGCAGTCGTTTTCCATCACCGACCTGCAGCTGAGGGATTATATCGCCCACCGGCGAACCACCGGACTGAATGCAGGACTGGAGTACCGCTTCAACGACCGGCACAAAATACAGTTCAAGGGCCTCTACAGTGAGTTCCTGGATGGGCAAATGGTACGGGAAACCTATTTTTACTTCAACGCTAAAAATGCCACTATCACGTCCCGGGCTTCCAACTACCACACCAGCCTGTATTCCGGTGAACTGAGTGGACAGTCGGAATTGTCGTCCAGGCTGCACCTCGACTGGGCCGCCAGCATTGATAAGTCGAAGTTCCGCTTCAAAGATCCCGGCTACTATCCAATGGCTACTTTCCAGCAGGCGGCTACCTATGAAGGATTGGCATCTGATGGAAAGAAATACCTGGCGATGGATGCGCCGGATGGGAAAGGAGATGCGATAGATGCCGTATTGCCGCATTTGTCGCCCTCAACACCCATCAGTGCCGATGCCATGAAGCTTTCCCAGGTGATCATGCTGCGCAGTACGAATTGGGAAGAAAACAAACGCTTTGGTGTCAACCTGAAATATAATCCCAACAACAAACTGTCGCTGAAATTTGGTGGCAAGTTTATTCACAAGGATAAAGTTGTGCAATCGCCCTACAGCGTGTATGTTGGCGGTGTAACCGGTCCGGCGCCTACACTGGCCGGTTTGGGTACAGAGCCGTTTCCCTATAACGGCGGCTTCCTTACAGAAATCGGCTCGCCTTATAACAACGTGATCATCGATCAGATGCCGTTAAACCAGGTGAAAACGCTGCTAACGCCGGAAGGAATCAGCAAGAACCACTTGTATCCTTACCAGGTCGATTCGGCTACCAATGCCTCCGGCGCCACCAAATATTTTACAGGCGTTGAAAACGTGTATGCGTTGTATGCAATGGGCGAATACAAAGTATCCGATAAGCTGACATTAACGGGCGGCATCCGCAACGAATATAACCGCATCACTTTTAACGGGAGCAAGGTAACCACCGGGCCTGCAGGGAAACAAATAACCGCGCTTACGCAAGACAACAGCTATAACGCGTTTCTGCCCATGCTGCATGCAAAATACAATGTAACCCCCAACGATGTGATACGCGTCGCTTACACCCGCAGCTTTGCCCGCGCGGATTTTAATAACCTGAACCCCGGCACCACACAGGACGATGTGAACAAGGTGATCAGCAGAGGCAACGCCAATCTGAAACCCACTTTTGCCAATAATTTCGATCTGATGGCGGAACATTATTTCGGTGGTATCGGTCTTGTTAATGTGGGGGCATTCTATAAAAAGCTGACAGATCTGATCTACACCAATCAATGGTCCGAAAATATTGGCGGCGTACAATACGCCATGAGCGAGCCCGATAACCTGCAGGGCGCCTGGCTGGCGGGCATCGAAGCTGGTTTTGCAAAACGCTTTACCGGTTTACCCGGCTTCTGGAAAGGATTCGGTATCGATGCTAATTACACGTTCACGGATTCCCGGGTGAATATTCCCCGCTTTACGGATGGTCACGAAACGCTGGATAAAAGCGTTATCCCGAAGCAGGCCAAACACATCTTCAACGCGTCGCTGATGTACGAATACGGAAAATTCATGGCCCGGATTGCGGGTAACTACAAAGGCAAGTACCTGGATGTAATCCGCCAGGCTGCCGGCCCTGACCACTATCGCTGGTATGCACAGAACTTTACCGTCGATTTTTCTGCGTCGTATGCGATCACACCAAAGATCAGAACCTTCCTGGAACTGAATAATATCACCAACGCGCCGGTACGCTACTATCACGGCACTTTCGACCGTGTAGAGCAGGCGGAATGGTATTCGATCCGCGGCCAGATAGGCATCAGTGCTAAAATCTTCTAA
- a CDS encoding iron-containing alcohol dehydrogenase: protein MVNFDLYNPTRLVFGKGQMARLKELVPRTARIILVYGGGSIFKNGVYDQVKAALEGFNIVEFGGIEPNPHYETLMKAVDIIRQQQLDFILAVGGGSVIDGAKFISAAVKFEGDPKEILLKRMSIRENAVPFGTVLTIPATGSEMNSGAVVTIAATQEKLAFGGPALFPAFSICDPTVITSLPKRQLENGVVDAFTHVMEQYLTYPTAAYLQDRFAESILQTLIEVGPEVVEHPDDYALASNFMWSCTMALNGLIQKGVPTDWATHMIGHELTALYGIDHARTLAIIGPNLYKVLFDAKKDKLVQYGRRVWNISGSDTDTIAREAIRKTEAFLDQMGMNRKLSSYTPDFAKTAAIIVDRFQQRGWTKLGENGIVTPDKVKEIVELSYN, encoded by the coding sequence ATGGTAAACTTTGATTTATATAACCCTACGAGGCTGGTGTTTGGTAAAGGACAGATGGCCCGGCTAAAAGAGCTGGTTCCCCGCACAGCCCGGATCATACTGGTTTATGGCGGTGGCAGTATATTTAAAAACGGTGTTTACGACCAGGTGAAAGCAGCACTGGAAGGATTTAATATTGTTGAGTTTGGTGGGATTGAGCCCAATCCCCATTACGAAACACTGATGAAAGCGGTGGACATAATACGGCAACAGCAACTGGATTTTATCCTGGCTGTTGGTGGTGGTTCTGTAATTGACGGCGCCAAGTTCATCTCGGCAGCTGTAAAATTCGAGGGCGATCCTAAAGAGATCCTGCTTAAAAGGATGTCGATCAGGGAAAATGCAGTGCCTTTTGGTACAGTACTAACCATTCCTGCTACCGGCAGCGAAATGAATTCGGGCGCTGTGGTGACCATAGCCGCTACGCAGGAGAAACTGGCCTTCGGAGGCCCTGCCCTGTTCCCGGCTTTCTCGATATGTGATCCTACGGTGATCACTTCTCTGCCTAAGCGTCAGCTGGAAAACGGTGTGGTAGACGCTTTTACGCATGTCATGGAGCAGTACCTTACTTATCCGACAGCTGCTTACCTGCAGGACAGGTTTGCGGAAAGTATCCTGCAAACACTGATTGAAGTAGGCCCTGAAGTGGTGGAACATCCGGACGATTATGCACTGGCATCCAATTTCATGTGGAGCTGTACCATGGCCCTGAATGGCCTGATACAAAAAGGCGTACCCACCGATTGGGCTACCCATATGATCGGTCATGAGCTGACAGCCCTCTATGGCATTGACCATGCGCGCACCCTGGCCATCATTGGTCCTAATCTGTACAAGGTGTTGTTTGATGCCAAGAAAGATAAGCTGGTACAATACGGCCGCCGTGTCTGGAACATCAGTGGCAGCGATACAGATACCATAGCACGGGAAGCCATCCGGAAAACGGAAGCATTCCTCGATCAGATGGGCATGAACAGGAAGCTTTCTTCCTACACACCCGACTTTGCCAAAACAGCCGCTATTATTGTAGACCGCTTCCAGCAAAGAGGCTGGACCAAACTGGGAGAAAACGGTATCGTAACACCGGATAAAGTAAAAGAGATAGTAGAGTTAAGCTATAACTGA
- a CDS encoding Ca2+-dependent phosphoinositide-specific phospholipase C → MQTMMNKAFATLLLAGTTGICCAQSPATKLDDLKINQVQVLGTHNSYARPADSTVLAYIDPIFDNLAGSYIKAMKPEQLAAFQEYHPNKMKMSEGLKYNHPPFNVQLDSGLRSLEIDVYNDPTGNRFNDPAVYRELRKKGYNNLTPFDTKDLDKPGFKVLHMADIDFRTHYTTFRDALLALRTWSDAHPDHFPIFIMIEAKDQGLPIFPNSAKVLPFDEKAFNDLDQDVVQLLGRNKLITPDDVRGRFPTLREAVLAQQWPTVKAARGKFIFLLLPSTAGMNLVSDYAKNRPNLEGRVMFMQSTPKDSYAAFFLMDNAIVRQREIQQLVKQGFLVRARTDIETYEAKVNDLTRAKAAFSSGAQIISTDFFREGNGYGTSYVVKLPGGGEARSNPVNGKEK, encoded by the coding sequence ATGCAAACAATGATGAACAAGGCGTTCGCCACACTGTTGCTGGCAGGTACAACCGGCATTTGCTGCGCGCAATCCCCGGCCACTAAGCTGGATGATCTTAAAATTAATCAGGTACAGGTACTCGGTACACACAACAGCTACGCCCGTCCGGCGGATTCCACTGTGCTGGCCTATATAGATCCCATCTTCGACAATCTGGCGGGCAGCTACATAAAAGCGATGAAACCTGAACAGCTGGCGGCCTTTCAGGAATATCACCCCAATAAAATGAAAATGAGCGAAGGGCTCAAATACAATCACCCTCCCTTCAATGTGCAGCTGGATTCAGGTTTGCGTAGCCTGGAAATAGATGTATATAACGATCCTACCGGCAACCGTTTCAACGACCCTGCTGTGTACCGGGAGCTGCGGAAGAAAGGATATAATAACCTCACGCCATTTGACACCAAAGATCTCGACAAACCCGGCTTCAAAGTGTTGCACATGGCCGATATAGATTTTCGCACTCACTACACTACCTTCCGGGATGCCCTGCTGGCGCTGCGCACCTGGTCTGATGCACATCCCGATCATTTCCCGATTTTTATCATGATAGAAGCAAAAGATCAGGGGCTGCCTATCTTTCCAAATTCCGCGAAAGTACTGCCCTTCGATGAAAAAGCCTTCAATGACCTGGACCAGGACGTGGTGCAGTTGTTGGGCAGAAACAAACTGATCACACCCGATGATGTACGCGGCCGGTTTCCAACCCTGCGGGAAGCTGTATTGGCGCAACAATGGCCAACAGTGAAGGCTGCCAGGGGCAAATTCATTTTCCTGCTACTGCCTTCTACTGCCGGTATGAACCTCGTATCGGACTATGCGAAGAACAGGCCTAATCTTGAAGGCCGGGTAATGTTTATGCAATCGACACCGAAAGACAGCTACGCTGCATTTTTCCTGATGGACAATGCCATTGTTCGTCAGCGTGAAATACAGCAATTGGTGAAACAGGGTTTCCTGGTCAGAGCCCGCACGGATATTGAAACCTATGAAGCTAAAGTGAATGATCTTACCCGCGCCAAAGCAGCTTTTTCAAGCGGTGCACAAATCATTTCAACAGATTTCTTCCGCGAAGGAAACGGCTATGGTACCAGCTATGTGGTGAAATTACCGGGAGGAGGAGAGGCCAGATCCAATCCTGTTAACGGTAAAGAGAAATAA
- a CDS encoding AraC family transcriptional regulator translates to MSLIASLPDIDRKPRSVYVMHEKSEKHIPVHRHKKGQLSYVEGGLAYLKVKSKTYVIPARHYFWVPAGLEHVLTVGHSGTVLRSIFFYTYDDDKDPFYQQLGIYPISDLLLQMIKYSEKWERHITYQDSGYAFLSNIKNLLPEISQRVLPTALPSTENKRMREIMKYIDVNISEGHSLQSVSSRFGLSERSLSRLFQSTLGISFLQYLKLLRMVKAFEMMLESRYSMSEIAYFVGYQSISAFSNAFYQFTNFRPSDFKYRQAH, encoded by the coding sequence ATGAGTTTAATAGCTTCGCTGCCGGACATCGACCGGAAGCCCCGTTCAGTATATGTAATGCATGAAAAATCGGAGAAGCACATCCCTGTTCACCGGCATAAGAAAGGACAGTTATCTTATGTGGAAGGAGGGCTTGCCTATCTCAAAGTAAAGAGCAAAACGTACGTGATTCCCGCGCGTCATTATTTCTGGGTGCCTGCCGGGTTGGAACATGTGCTGACGGTAGGGCATTCGGGTACGGTATTAAGATCTATTTTTTTCTATACCTACGACGATGATAAAGACCCTTTCTATCAACAATTGGGCATTTATCCCATCTCCGATCTGTTATTACAGATGATTAAATATTCGGAAAAATGGGAACGACATATTACTTATCAAGACAGTGGTTACGCCTTTCTTTCCAATATCAAAAACCTTCTTCCTGAAATCAGTCAGCGGGTACTTCCAACGGCTTTACCCTCCACAGAGAATAAGCGTATGCGGGAGATTATGAAATATATAGATGTTAATATTTCAGAAGGCCATTCCCTGCAAAGCGTAAGCAGCCGGTTCGGCCTGAGCGAACGTTCACTCTCACGACTGTTTCAGTCGACCTTAGGTATTTCATTTCTCCAATACCTCAAACTGCTGCGAATGGTAAAGGCCTTTGAAATGATGCTGGAAAGCCGTTATTCCATGAGTGAAATCGCCTACTTTGTTGGCTACCAGAGTATTTCCGCCTTCAGTAATGCTTTTTATCAGTTCACTAATTTCAGGCCTTCGGATTTCAAATACCGGCAGGCGCATTAG